Within the Thermanaeromonas toyohensis ToBE genome, the region CCGAGGGCCAGCTGGCGGAGTTCCTGAAGTTCATCTCCCGCTTCCGGGAGTACAGCCTGCACAACACCCTGCTTATCTACAGGCAGCGCCCGCACGCGACGATGGTGGCCGGGCTGAGGACCTGGAACTCCCTGGGCCGCAGGGTCAAGAAGGGTGAGAAGGGCATAGCGATATTTGCCCCCACAATCAGGAAGGTTAGAGTCGCAGTCGAAGAAACTGACCCTGAGACCGGGGAGGTCCGGGTAGTAGAGCGCGAAGAGGAGAGGGTCGTGGGCTTCCACGTGGCCTACGTCTTCGACGTGTCCCAGACCGAAGGCAAGCCCCTGCCGCAGCCGCCGGAGGAGAAGAAAGTGCCCGGCGGGAAGGCGGCCCGGTACATATGGGACCGGCTGCTTAAGGTCAGCCCTTTCTCGGTCAGGTGAGGCTGCCTGATACCCGGGGCCAAGGGAGAGTTCGACCCCGTAAGCGGAGAAATACACCTTGACCCCACGTTGGACGAAGGCATGCGGGCGAAGGTCTTACTCCACGAAGTGGCCCACGGCCTGGCCTGGCGGATGGGCGTGGACGGCCCGGAGGTCAGGCAGAAGTACGGGGGAGACGCCAGGGCGCGCGGAGAAGCCATAGCCGAAGGCGCGGCCTACATCGCAGCCCACCACTTCGGCCTGGACACGTCCGGCTACAGCTTCGACTACGTGGCCGGCTGGGTCCGGGACGCTGAGAAGCTCCTGGAGTGGGGGGGCGGTGAGGAAGGTGGCGCTGGAGCTGATACGGCTGATAGAAGGGGCCGGGCGGGAGGAAGAGGCGGCGTAAAGCGTAAGAGGGGCCTGGGAATCCGGCCCTTAAATATTTTCTGGGAGTGCTGGAAAAGATATGTCTTTGCCGGGTATAATACTGACAGGAGTAATTCAGGACTTGGTTTTAATTATCGACCGGCGGAAGCAGGATGTTTGACAAAGAGGGAAGGTGTACATGGTAGGTGGTTTGACTAAATCCGATCCCAAGGCGCTTAGGGGAAAGCCTGTGATTGCCGGGACCAGGATACCCGTAGAGCTTATGTGCTAAAAGTCTTCAGAGTAGGTTGCTGCCGCCTATTAGATTTCCTACCTTCCTTGCTGCTGGAAATTTAGAACTGGGAATGCGCCAGACCATAACAGACTTGCCCCTGCAATAATTCATTGATAAACTTAAGATAGTAGGTGGTGGTTTAACTGCAGCCGAAAAGCGGTAACAGGTACGATATCACCATCAAGGACCTTTTCGCCGACGAAACTCAGGAACTCATCAACTACTTTGGTCCCCTTGAGGTCAGGGTAACTGGCGACTTGAAAATCGAATTTCCCCATATAGAAACCAGGGTTTCCGACCTGGTAATAAAAGCTGAAAGCCTGCAAGGACCTGTGGCCGTCCACCTGGAATTCCAAAGCCGTAATGACGATGAGATGCCCTACCGTATGTTGCGCTATGCCCTGGAAATCTACAAAACCTACCACCTGCCGGTCTACCAGCTGGTAATCTACTTTGGCCAGTGGCCTGCGACCATGACCAGTCAACTTGAGTATCGACTGAGCGACCAAAACTTGCTGGATTATCGATACCACCTTATCGATGTGGGTAATATAACCTATGAAGAACTAAAAAACAGTCCCCACCAGCGATTGCTTTCCTTGTTACCTGTAGTAGACAGGGAAAAGCGCCAGAGAAGTGGTAAAGAATTCCTGCGGCGCTGTGCGGAAGATATTCTCAGCAGCAACCTGGACCCGGAAACTAAAAAAACCGTATTGTTGCGGGCGGAGATATTCGCCGGCCTAGTTTTTGACCAAAAAACAATTGACCTTGTTTTCCGGGAGGTGGAACAAATGCTTAACATAGAGGAATCCGCCGGCTACCAGCGGATATTTGAAAAGGGTATGGAAAAGGGTATGGAAAAAGGACAGCAAGAATCCTTGATGGACGTAACCATCAGGCTCTTAAGCAAGAAGTTCCGCAAAATACCCCGGGAGTATCTGGTCCGAATTAAAGAGCAGGACGTTTATGTCCTGCAGCAGATTATCGACAACATCTTTGATATCAATGATATCAAAGAACTGGAAGACTACCTGCAGTAAAGTATATCGTTCAGGTATATAGCAAACAAGTGCCTGGTCTAGGAAGGAATAAAACCGCCGCAGGGAGTTATTCCCCAGCGGCCTTTTTATTTAGCACTAGGCCGTCTACACTTAAAAGGCAACCCCTCAAGGCAATGTTCCTTGCCTTGATGAAATGGGGCCGGAAAAGGCCGGGGGAGGGCCCGGAGGCGCCCGCTAAGGCCCCGAAAAGCGCTCAAGGCAACGCGGAAGCGGGTCTTTTCTGAGGCAGCTGGGGAGCATATATACATCAACTTTCCCCTGGTCCTTCCTGACCCATTAAGTTTTGGTGCGGTATACATCGATGTATAAAAAACTCCTGCGGCGGGGAAGACTTGTTCCCACCTTCACAAGCAGGTTGCCTTGCGTAAAAGACAGCTGATGAAAGAAAAGATGTATTAACTGCATAATTTCTTAATCTCCCGAACTCCTCCAACTGTCGTTTGGTGCAAGCTGGGTGTCCCTACCGGCGGTACTTACCCTACGTACCCCCACCCGCGACGCGCTCTTTTGGCCTTATTTTTTTGGGTGGATAAAAGCGGTAAAATAATCAGCCCTAGAAAATCAAGGCAAAGCGGGTTGGAATAAATTAGTAAAAATCGGGGTCTGCCCTGCCTGGTGCCAGAAAACAACGACCGCAAAAGTGCCAGATTCTGGGGTTTACGACGTAAACTGTTGCGTTTACGGACTTTTTAAGGCGGCGGTCTACGGAGACGTGAGAGTCCGTAAACGCACCGGCTGAGGTGGGCCCAAAAGGTCCGCTTCAGAATGCCAAATTCTGGGGTTGACGTCGTCAACTGGTGCGTTGACGGACTTTTGCCGGACCACGGTGCGTGAGATGGTGTATGTCCGTCAACTACACTGTGAACCCCGGCATAATCCGGTTGCGCTCCCGGGCGCAGGCGTATATAATAACCCCCGAGGACTACAAGCAGGTCATCACCCAAGGGGCCCCGGAGGGGTGAGAAACCCTTCCGGGGCTTCCGCGTGCCGCAATTGGCAGAAGTCCGTCAACAAAGTGTTAGACGCCTGTTAAGGGGTTGTTCATTCAGGGTCGGTAGCAAGAATGGGTTTGAGGATCTTATCGACCGGCGTTCACTCGAGTGAACATGGGCTTCACCTTGCGCTCCCGGGCGCAGGCGTATATAATAACTTCGGGGACTACAAGCAGGTCATCACTCAGGGGCCCCGGAAAGGCCATTCGCCTCTCCGGGGCCCCCGCTTTTTTGGCAGCCTTAGAACGGTGATATGAAACTCAGTTCTGCAGCAGGCAAAAGACATCGTTCTATTTCTCTAGAACGTTCGTTCTAAAACCAATATGCTGCTGGCCGCACAAACGGAAAACGTTTTCACGCTAACCCGTGAGTCCGTGAAGAAAGGCAGCGGGGGTCCGTGAAAAAATTTTTCACGGCCGTGAAAGGCAAAATTTGGACGCTTTAGGGGAGCCTGCCTGATTCCGCCATCAGGATTCCGCTCGGAGCCTTCTACCGGGATCAGCCATTTTGTCCGCTTGCGCGGACAATTTTGTCGCGCGCGTGACAAATTCACCCGCCGGCAGCAGTATCGCTATGATATACTTTTAGATGACAGAGCCCGCCGCGCCTCTTGACGTGGTGAGCGTCAATGCAGACCAGGGCGGGACACCTTCATAACTCCTTACCCCCTTTTCGGTCCCCGGGGAGTTATAAACTCTCCCGGGGTTTTTGCTTTGTAAATCAGTGGTGGCCTTTTGAGGGGTTATTCCGGTCTGGGCTACTACCTTACGAACTGGTTAGTATTTGCGTCCGAGGCGGAGTTAAGAAACTCCTACACAGAGCAGGCCTCCGTCTGAAGGGCACTTCCCGCGGGCAGTTCTATCAGGGAGGCAAACAGAGGGCTGCCAGGGCAGGTCTCCAGGCGCAGTTCTACCGGTAGAAGTTTTTGAGCACTTCGGCAGCCAGTACTGTATTTCAGGGCCTTGTTTTAATTAAATCCATGAAAGGAGTGAGCTTAAGTGAGCGAAACCTTTGACCGCTACTTTTCCCACCTGAAGGACACTGGCTCCTCCGCGCACACCGTCTCCGGCTACCGCAAGGACCTTTTAGCCTTCGCCTCCTGGTACCGGGGCACTTTCGGGGAGGACCCGGAGCCCGAGAAAATCACCAGCATAGACCTCCGTGAGTACCAGGGCTGGATGCGGAACGTGAAGGGGCTAAAGCCCAACACGGTAAACCGCCGAATGAAGGCGGTGAAGTCCTGGCTGTCCTGGTGCGTGAACCAGGGCTTGGCCCCCAGGCTCCCGGACTTCCCGAAGGGCGTCCCGGAGGCCAGGCGGGCGCCCCAGGCCCTGGAGAGGGCCGAGGTCAACAGGCTGCTCAGGGAGGTCGAAAGGGAGGGCGACCCCAGGGACGCCGCACTGATAAGGCTGATGCTCTCCTGCGGGTTAAGGGTGTCCGAAGCAGTATCGCTGAGGCTGGAGGACGTGGACGTGGGGGAGAGGCACGGGGTAATCGTGGTCCGGAGCGGGAAAGGGGGCAAGTACAGGGAAGTACCTGTACCGCCCGCCGCAAGGAGGGCCCTCCGGGAGTGGCTGGCGGTCAGGGAAAAGAAATATCCCAGGTCCCCCTGGCTGTTCCCCGGGGCCACAGACGACAGGCCCCTCACGCCCGGGGCCGCCTGGCGCATTGTGAAAAAGTACGCCTGGAAGGCCAGGATATCGGATTTACACCCCCACACCCTGAGGCACACCTGCGCCACGAACATGCTCCGGTCCGGGGCAAACCTGGTCGAAGTGGCGTCGGTGCTGGGCCACGCCAGGCTGGACAGCACGGCGGTCTACACCAGGCCCTCCGTAGCGGACCTCGCCCGGGCGGTGGAGAGGGGGGAGGCGTAGCCTGGCGTGAAATGTCCAGTCAGGCATCCCTACTGGAAGGAACCTGGGGGTAATTACAAAAGGTGTCCAGTCGACTGGACATTTTATTCTTCAAGGATTTCTCGCAAAGCAGCCTTTATGCTTAATTAGCGGTTCATTCCACGCGGAATACTTTTCACCCCCGGCCTATCGCAGGGTCGGGGGAAAGGAGTATTTCATACCTCAGGGACTTTTACGGAGCAACTTCTGCGCTTAATTACCCACTTTATACATCGATGTATATCTTCCGAGGCCGACCTGGCCCAGGCGGTGGAAAGGGGGAGGCGTAGCGGAAAGTATCGCGCGCGCGATACTTTGGCCGGCCTGGCCCGGACGGGGAGGGCGAGGGCTGCTGTTTGAAATTGCCTGTGAAAATCGGCAATTTTGCCGGAATGCATAAACAATTTGCTTCCAAAAATTACCCGCAAAAATCGGTAATTTTGCCGAAATTTGCGGTAAGGAACTTCCAGTACTGGTAAAAGGTGTTTATCAAATTCGGCAAGATTGTCAAAATTGATAAAGTAACAATATTTTTCAACTTCAGGGGCTAAAGTGTTACTCGAGTAACAAAAAGT harbors:
- a CDS encoding ArdC family protein; this encodes MKRLANSKDQKVRELYNRLIEGVREVLAEGQLAEFLKFISRFREYSLHNTLLIYRQRPHATMVAGLRTWNSLGRRVKKGEKGIAIFAPTIRKVRVAVEETDPETGEVRVVEREEERVVGFHVAYVFDVSQTEGKPLPQPPEEKKVPGGKAARYIWDRLLKVSPFSVR
- a CDS encoding DUF433 domain-containing protein — translated: MVGGLTKSDPKALRGKPVIAGTRIPVELMC
- a CDS encoding DUF4351 domain-containing protein: MKIEFPHIETRVSDLVIKAESLQGPVAVHLEFQSRNDDEMPYRMLRYALEIYKTYHLPVYQLVIYFGQWPATMTSQLEYRLSDQNLLDYRYHLIDVGNITYEELKNSPHQRLLSLLPVVDREKRQRSGKEFLRRCAEDILSSNLDPETKKTVLLRAEIFAGLVFDQKTIDLVFREVEQMLNIEESAGYQRIFEKGMEKGMEKGQQESLMDVTIRLLSKKFRKIPREYLVRIKEQDVYVLQQIIDNIFDINDIKELEDYLQ
- a CDS encoding tyrosine-type recombinase/integrase: MSETFDRYFSHLKDTGSSAHTVSGYRKDLLAFASWYRGTFGEDPEPEKITSIDLREYQGWMRNVKGLKPNTVNRRMKAVKSWLSWCVNQGLAPRLPDFPKGVPEARRAPQALERAEVNRLLREVEREGDPRDAALIRLMLSCGLRVSEAVSLRLEDVDVGERHGVIVVRSGKGGKYREVPVPPAARRALREWLAVREKKYPRSPWLFPGATDDRPLTPGAAWRIVKKYAWKARISDLHPHTLRHTCATNMLRSGANLVEVASVLGHARLDSTAVYTRPSVADLARAVERGEA